The following proteins come from a genomic window of Dermacentor albipictus isolate Rhodes 1998 colony chromosome 8, USDA_Dalb.pri_finalv2, whole genome shotgun sequence:
- the LOC139049002 gene encoding uncharacterized protein, translating to MTLRLSPSLRSSSMDELIRTTRSGEPIRELDLTNCVLLEPEVLPRHIGRCRRLQSLRCVACPLKPSALLGLLLERLPHLKEVEFSLAADTDVESEIRHVHYMASQKPGALAFNLRRMYAEVSGHMNFKVLCALVRYCPKLDELRVHLARGIFINALLECNVVFQLCASLETFAFSSEVPASIRLPPEPLEFVSCAAVCGNVCYQRSSNMWNCVLLRELVDGSVDPLLLAPQLVVVAVHHAEGTTAEWIRVATLGHYWANVSQLCLLLLPAQPSDGVYATAGAAYRDSLRDFISFKLKQIVELNLSAFHFGPDLDLTALLQDRSLEHLQSFSVTPCGLRRPSALRRLAQNCPEFKELDVRFDRRGSFVRCAVCEGEFVLDLEDMLQMYDRAPVFHNVLARLTLTDVHDRISLWFVETCPAVSVRLSDCPSLSHLGYPSLGQLLARNSLLSCLVLRHDALPFGEACLLENISRIASLQYLCLLSAVTLLDNVAEVSVLAFSDRLKPRIKCVHVHYRSCNAGIEKRITWVKQAGAPTGGVLVRDGPCFLYCSTATFIGLAKPLNRDFKEIM from the exons ATGACGCTGAGACTGAGCCCCAGCCTACGTTCGTCTTCAATGGACGAGCTGATAAGAACTACGAGGTCGGGAGAGCCCATCCGCGAATTGGACCTCACAAATTGCGTGCTTCTCGAACCCGAGGTATTGCCTCGGCACATCGGCAGATGTAGGCGACTCCAATCCTTGCGGTGCGTCGCCTGCCCGCTCAAGCCGAGCGCCCTGCTCGGTTTATTGCTGGAGCGGCTTCCGCATCTGAAGGAAGTTGAGTTCTCCCTCGCGGCTGATACGGACGTGGAGTCTGAAATAAGGCACGTGCACTACATGGCGTCGCAAAAGCCAGGCGCCCTGGCTTTCAATCTCCGCCGCATGTACGCTGAAGTGAGCGGCCATATGAACTTCAAGGTCCTCTGCGCGCTCGTGCGCTACTGCCCGAAGCTGGACGAGCTGCGTGTTCATTTGGCGCGCGGAATCTTCATCAACGCGCTCCTGGAGTGCAACGTCGTTTTCCAACTTTGCGCGAGTTTGGAAACATTCGCGTTTTCTTCCGAGGTGCCAGCTTCCATTCGACTGCCGCCCGAACCATTGGAGTTCGTGAGCTGCGCCGCCGTCTGCGGTAACGTCTGCTACCAGAGGTCAAGCAACATGTGGAACTGCGTTCTACTCCGGGAACTCGTTGACGGCAGCGTTGATCCTCTCCTTCTGGCGCCACAGCTTGTCGTGGTCGCCGTCCACCACGCAGAAGGCACCACGGCGGAATGGATTCGTGTGGCCACCCTTGGACACTACTGGGCAAACGTGAGCCAACTCTGTCTTCTCCTACTTCCGGCACAGCCCTCCGACGGTGTTTACGCGACGGCTGGCGCCGCGTACCGCGACAGTCTTCGCGACTTCATCTCCTTCAAGCTCAAGCAAATCGTCGAGCTTAACCTCAGCGCGTTCCACTTCGGCCCCGACCTCGACTTGACGGCACTGCTCCAGGACCGCTCGCTGGAGCATCTGCAATCCTTCTCGGTGACCCCTTGCGGGCTTCGCCGGCCGTCAGCTCTGCGCCGTCTGGCGCAGAACTGCCCCGAATTCAAAGAACTGGACGTGCGCTTCGATCGGCGGGGTAGCTTCGTTCGGTGTGCCGTCTGCGAGGGTGAGTTCGTCCTCGATCTCGAAGACATGCTGCAAATGTACGACCGCGCTCCCGTCTTTCACAATGTTCTTGCCAGGCTGACTCTCACTGATGTGCATGACCGCATCTCCCTTTGGTTCGTCGAGACCTGCCCAGCGGTTTCGGTGCGCCTCTCAGACTGCCCGAGTCTCTCGCACCTAGGCTACCCGTCTTTGGGACAGCTGCTCGCCAGAAACAGCTTGCTGAGTTGTCTCGTGCTTCGGCACGATGCCTTGCCCTTCGGTGAGGCGTGTCTGTTG GAAAACATCTCCCGCATCGCCAGCCTGCAGTACCTGTGCCTTCTGTCGGCGGTGACGTTACTGGACAATGTCGCCGAGGTGTCCGTGCTGGCGTTCAGTGATCGCCTGAAGCCTCGCATAAAgtgtgtacacgttcactaccgaAGCTGTAACGCCGGCATCGAGAAGCGGATCACGTGGGTGAAGCAGGCTGGCGCTCCAACCGGTGGCGTCCTGGTTCGAGACGGTCCCTGCTTCCTGTATTGTTCGACGGCCACGTTCATAGGACTCGCCAAGCCATTGAACCGTGACTTCAAAGAGATCATGTAG
- the LOC139049003 gene encoding uncharacterized protein isoform X2, whose amino-acid sequence MVVLRAHQGLSSLVQQLETMTLVPAISALDLTNCILLEPNELPLHIAKCTGLQILRCVACPLRPSALLHLMLYRLPCLKEVEFSLVAETDVDSEIRELHNTASQVPGALARNLRRMYAEVSGDMKFKLLSALLSYCPKLDELRVHFVRGNFMNALLECNPILDQGVNFETFTFSSEVPASNQRLPSTPLDFTSCAAVCANVCYQRSSNMWNCVLLRDLAVGFINPIHLPQQLVLVAVHHEEGITAEWFSLAGFGHFWTNVRQLCLLLFPAQPSDGLYATAGAAYHDSLRDFISVKLKQLVELNISAFHFGPDLDLTTLLQDGSLEHLQSLSATPCGLRRPSALRRLAQNCTELKELDVRIDRRGSSVRCTICEGVFVLHPEDIPEMHDATPMFQNALARLTLSDVHGRISLWLIETCPALSVRLSDCPNPSHPDYPSLGQLLSRNSSLSCLVLRHDALPFGDACLLQNICRISRLQYLCLLSAAPLQDNDAEESLLTFSDSLKPRIKCVHVHYRSSTDGIEKRITWMRPHGAPTGGVLVRGGPCFIYCSTATFIGLSKPLNRDFKQIM is encoded by the exons ATGGTGGTGCTACGTGCCCACCAAGGGCTGTCTTCTCTGGTCCAGCAGCTAGAAACTATGACACTGGTTCCCGCTATCAGCGCACTCGACCTCACAAATTGCATCCTTCTCGAACCAAACGAGTTGCCTCTGCACATCGCCAAATGTACGGGACTCCAAATTTTGCGGTGCGTCGCCTGCCCGCTCAGGCCGAGCGCCCTGCTCCACTTAATGCTATACCGGCTTCCGTGTCTGAAGGAAGTTGAGTTCTCCCTCGTGGCTGAGACGGACGTGGACTCGGAAATAAGGGAGCTGCACAACACCGCGTCGCAAGTGCCAGGCGCCCTGGCTCGCAATCTCCGCCGCATGTACGCCGAAGTGAGCGGCGACATGAAATTCAAGCTTCTCTCGGCGCTCCTGAGCTATTGCCCGAAGCTGGACGAGCTGCGTGTTCATTTCGTGCGCGGAAACTTCATGAACGCGCTCCTGGAATGTAACCCCATCCTCGACCAGGGCGTCAATTTCGAAACATTCACGTTCTCTTCCGAGGTGCCAGCCTCTAATCAACGCCTGCCGTCCACACCGTTGGACTTCACGAGCTGCGCGGCCGTCTGCGCCAACGTCTGCTACCAGAGGTCCAGCAACATGTGGAACTGTGTCCTACTCCGGGATCTCGCTGTCGGGTTCATAAATCCCATCCATTTGCCGCAACAGCTGGTCCTGGTTGCTGTCCACCACGAAGAAGGCATCACGGCGGAATGGTTTAGCCTGGCCGGCTTTGGACACTTCTGGACGAACGTGCGACAACTCTGTCTTCTGCTATTTCCGGCACAGCCCTCCGACGGTTTATACGCGACGGCTGGCGCCGCCTACCACGACAGTCTTCGCGACTTTATCTCCGTCAAGCTCAAGCAACTAGTCGAGCTTAACATTAGTGCGTTCCACTTCGGACCCGACCTCGATCTGACGACGCTGCTACAGGACGGCTCGCTGGAGCATCTGCAATCCCTCTCGGCGACCCCCTGCGGGCTTCGCCGCCCGTCAGCACTGCGCCGTCTAGCGCAGAACTGCACCGAACTCAAAGAACTGGACGTGCGCATCGATAGGCGGGGCAGCTCCGTTCGGTGCACTATTTGCGAGGGTGTGTTCGTCCTCCATCCCGAAGACATCCCGGAAATGCATGACGCCACCCCCATGTTTCAAAATGCGCTTGCAAGGCTGACTCTGAGTGACGTGCATGGCCGTATCTCCCTTTGGCTCATCGAGACCTGTCCTGCACTTTCGGTGAGGTTGTCAGACTGCCCCAATCCGTCGCACCCAGACTACCCGTCTTTGGGTCAGCTGCTCTCCAGAAACAGCTCGCTGAGTTGTCTCGTGCTTCGGCACGATGCCCTGCCCTTCGGCGACGCGTGTCTGCTG CAAAACATCTGCCGCATCAGCCGCCTGCAGTACCTGTGCCTTCTGTCAGCGGCGCCATTACAGGACAATGACGCCGAGGAATCCCTGCTGACGTTCAGCGACAGCCTGAAGCCTCGCATAAAgtgtgtacacgttcactaccgaAGCTCTACCGACGGCATCGAGAAGCGGATCACGTGGATGAGGCCGCATGGCGCTCCAACCGGTGGTGTCCTGGTTCGAGGCGGTCCTTGCTTCATCTACTGTTCGACGGCTACGTTTATAGGACTCAGCAAGCCGCTGAATCGCGACTTCAAACAGATCATGTAG